The genomic DNA TGGGTGTATCATAGCCTAAGATGTTGATATCTGCCAGACTTAGCATGATTTTATCTTCTGTTGCACCTTCCAGTTGAGCAAGCTGAGATATGATCTTACCAAATGGTTCTGCctgtaaaaattataattcatgATCAAAAGACATTTCTACATTAATATCAATGAAATTCTATTAAATCATTTTGAATACTACATTAGCCATAGTTATGGAAAGTGTTCAACTTAAAAGCTCTGAACACTGACTGTAAAATTGACAATAAAGCATTTGGTTGTGTGGTTAAAAGatgatttagttttatcaactgacttgataatgTGAActggccattgtaaagagtttctaaaactgatgTTTTGATTGTTAGTCCTACTCAGAGGGAATCAAGGAATTGTTGGTTTTGTGTGGTTTACATGACTTTCATTCAAATagtttctttttgtgtttttcatgtTACCATGTTTCTACCAGTACTACAGCTTCATCTTTTTGTATATAAATCACATACAACCCCAAATTCATTGACCCActctgactaagggctaacACTTTAAAGATCAGCATAAGACTCCCTTTATAGTGGCCACTTTACACATCAtttcataaaaccaaattatcttgtactTCCCCAAAaatgcagcatcacagtttctttagaaacttgggGAGCCTTGTTGGAGCAAAGTAAATAACACCACTTACAGTCTTCATAGTGAATCTTTTTATTCCTGATCTTGTTCTAACTTTAACAACAATATCCCGTTCTGATGGACTGGGAAAAGCATCACTGTCATTTTCACAAATCACACTGTTTGACAGGTGACTGTCAGGTGAGGCCCAGCTAGTATTGGTTGATCTTTTGAGTGAGTCTAAAACATTGTCTAGTTccctgaaaaataattttagaaaaggaaaaaaacaaatacagagTCAGAAAATTTTCTCTACTATTTATGTATAAAGAATTACTCAAAAAGATATTACTTACCAGAAGCTGTGTTCTTTTAACTTACAAAGATCTTTATAAATTCTCCGAACAATTTAATCAACCCATGAAACTTTCTTGCTTACCTAAGCTTCTTATTTTGACGCAAGTTTATCCTCATTTTTGTAGCCTCACAAAGTTCTGGAGACCATGCAGGGGGTGGTGTTGGTGACCTTGTAAGATGTGTTTCCTTGACATCATTTTCTGAGCTGTTTATTTCTTCAACAGACTTGTCCTTTATAGCCCTAAACAATAGCACAAAGTTCTCCGGAGTCAACTTACTAAATCATGTCTGTGACATAAATTCAAGACTCTCTTTCTGACTGATGTCGTCTGAATCTGTTTCTTAAGTATTGTAAGATACCCCTTATAGGTTCCAGGCTTACGGTTGTCCTTCTTTCCTTGTGCTTCAATTTCAATTGTCTCAAATTGGATTAGGATTTTCTGTTTACAATAAGAATCGCATATATGCCTTTCATATGACCTTGGATATGCTTAGCGTAAAAATGGGCCCTTTTGGACGGGCCATCTCTCGCACAGAACATCAGAGGAAGTACCCCCCTCCCCTTCGACCTTCACTATTACAATCATTTACAACTTACCAGTTATCTTCGTCGCTGTCACTGTCCTTTACTTCAGAAGACTCGTTTTCGGCGTATTGTGCTGAGTGCACTCTCTGAAAAGCTTCGTCGTCATCCGACTCGGAGCTGTCAGAGTCTggcaatttcatttgttttgctttaaatGACAATGCCATTTTCCCTCTGTAGGAAAAAATATCATCACGACTTTGTCGTTTCCTCAATACTTTTCGTGGACGGCTAACGGCCGACTTTGAGTTCTGATCTTCATTTCCAGACATTTTAgatcaagagaaacaaaaaatttttgtagTTATTTTTAAGACAGTACTGCTGAGGATCGCAACTCAAAATCCGCGCCGATCTTTCCACACCTGTAGCTTTTCCGTTACTACTGTTGctattttttcactttgaacTTGGTGACCAGGCAACCATCAGTGACCACGCAATTGCAACTTTCTTTCACCAAGCGACCAAAGGCCGAGCACTGTTCACTTCGTGATCAGgctttcaattgtttttgtttgcgtGGAGCTGGATTTGAGGCTTAATTTGTTGTCTAATTACTGGTAAGTAACTGGAGCTCACCATTCTAGCCGTGATTTCATTTAGAACCACAAATCGAATATTCAGTCAACATCATTCGTAACGTAAGCTTAAAATAAGTGTACATTCAACTTTGTTCAGGTGTTTGTTAAGGGAATCTTAATTAACACCTTCatgtaaaatatatttcttgtaAAGAGATGAAATATTCTtaattttgttgtgttatttattgaaatgaaaggggaaaatagaaaattttttagGGTTCGAACATCAAAGTTCATCAGATCAAGGATTGTGGGAGGAGCTGTTGAATGATGTTTTCAAAAACCATATCCCTTCAGCAGTAAGATTTTCCTTAGATACGATTCCAGGCCAAAAcgttaaagaaaattcaaggtgtacttctaaatttctttttttttcctttttattctcaGGAGAACAATCTAGTCGATTTTTATTGGCCATGGTAAGCTGTCTCGGGGTAATTCGTTTCCTGGCCTGTGTTGCTGGTATAGCTTTGTCAGTTTATGCTCTCCATGTGGAGATATCAAAGGAACACAATAAAGAATACAAAGCTCTCTGTGACATCAATGAACATATGAGCTGCTCAAAAGTATTTTCGTCAAAGTATGTGACTTTTCTTGTGacaatttttgacaattttttttttctgtatgaaACTCGTATTTGACAAGTACAATGTGCATGACTATATTACTAGAACATTGTGTAGTATTATTCATTATGGAATCTCCTTTTGGATGCAAATTCTTTCCTCCAGGTATGGAACTGGTTTTGGCCTAGTGGAGCCACTCATGGGGAAAGATTCACCTCTCAATGTTCCTAACAGTATTTTTGGGATTATTTTCTACCTTTTGATGTTTCTCCTTGGTAAGGATAGTcattacttaaccctttaagtcctaagggtgactaacatctaacttcttctcacaatatcacccctgagtcaaacattaacATCAAAAATACTGGAAATGATtacaactaaagaagctcttgattgttaaatgaatcaggaaatgtgtagagaaaaTGCATAACAATCTAATGGCAAAAAGGGTAAATTCAATATTACTGCCAATtaatttcaacacttttttCCATCAGTGTACTCTCTAGAAAAAGTATAGACTGATTATAAATCTGTGCTCAAAAATTGGGCCAGTAGAAAATTAAAGTGGGTTGATAGATTTAAAGACTCTAATTGCTATACCAATCTACCAATATGTAGAAgaaggagaaattatatctGAAAAGGAAGATGTCAATTAACCTACTTTTAGTGGATTActttatgaaaagaaacatatttAATCTTTAATCTGCAGTTGAGAGAGATGAAGTAAGCTTCTTTGATAATTCTCTGAAGTGctggtaaaaaaaatagtttcagAGTGGTgattttcataacatttataATTTCAGTACTAGTGTAATATGCAGTAATACATGAAGTTCATTCtctgaaattgataattttccATATTTACATCACTTTTTTCAACATTACCAGGAGAAAATTTACCTTGATTAGTCCTAGTACTGAGAGGgtatattttttgaatttttgcCTCAGGTCTGTCCTCCAACAAGTTTGCAGCCTGGCTGATGTTCCTATTTTCACTAATGTCTTGTGCAGGATCGATATATCTAGGCTACATTCTCTTCTACATCTTACATGACACGTGTGTTGTGTGTATTTCAACATATGTGGTGAATGCAATCCTGTTGGTCATTAGCCTGATTACAGTAAGGTCTGCAGGGGAAAAAGGagatagaaaaaagaaaaaagaataagtagtattaaccctttaactcccatgagtgaccaagagggaatttctccttacagtgtcaattcaatataaagcagacaagtgatgagagtaaagaagaATGGTGATTAGGAGATTTTTGgttcatccaataccaaattctccaaactaatatcataagaattgtatggcagatagtaaggaaaGTAATTgatgagattttgggagtgaaagggttaacaattattttttttaacatagagGAATTTTGTGAAATGATACTTGCCCTTCAAGAGATGATTTGTGTGATCCATTGCAATATTGataccaaataaaaaaaaattaaaatttcagcaCTGTCTTTTAGCATTATAATGATGAGAATATTGTTGTGGTCATCCAGATGAAGCCTCCTTTAACTTTGTGGGGTAACAACCTATCAACTGGCCTTCTTGTTTAATGCTTTTATTTCGCATCTCAGACTGACCCGTTAGAGAAGCTCAAGACAGCAAACTGTGAATACAGAAAACTCCTATGTTTACGAGTTAACTTTCTCTTATTTGTCCCCCTTGCTTCTCTGAAATTAACCTTCTGGCTTCTCCCTGAACTGAATGAAACCTATTCAACAAATTGACACTAAAGATTATTTTGAGTTAAATGGAAAATGTTGTCTTTGTTACCTATAACATGCATTCATGCCTTTCAATTGTTACAAGCTTTTTCTTATGCATTGAAAATCACTACTGCCTATTATCTTGGGTGCAAGAGTGAATGCAAGAAGCACATTCCAAGTATTTATTACTCTAATTATTGATAGCATAAGCAATTTAATTGTAAGGGAAAGTATGTGATTACTTCACTTGATATCTTTTTCCGGCTTTTTTCAGATGTAAGTGGAACGAAGAGGTTTTACGGGGTTTTCCCATAGAGTTGTTAGTTTTCCGGTCGGAGTTTGATTGGTAGCTGGCTACGTAATTTGTTACTATATTTAACGTCGTCCGCCTTCGATATAAATGACGAAACGTAGCTTGGTAACCGCTCATTATTCCGGTCACTCCGACAAGTACCTTATATCTCAAACATGTTCAACGATGCCTTAGTTTTGCGGAGTTCAGCGAAAGAATGGCCACTGGAACGCGCACCTACAagataaaagacaaaaatttcgAGGTTAAGTTCGAGCTTGATACTCGCTACAAGCTGTTGGAGAATATAGGCAATGGAGCCTATGGTGTTGTGTGTTCCGCCGTTGACACCAAGAATGGCAGTAAAGTTGCAATCAAGAAAATTCCCCGAGCATTCGACGTGGTGACTACAGCCAAACGAACTTATCGAGAGCTCAAGATCTTGAAGCATTTTAAGCATGACAACATAATCTCCATTAAGAATATTCTTAAACCTCCTGAAGATCTGGAGCAGTTTAACGATGTTTACGTAGTTCTAGATTTGATGGAAACTGATTTACATCATATAATTCATTCTCAGCAACAGCTGACCGACGAACACGTTCGCTATTTTCTGTATCAGATTCTTCGTGGATTGAAGTACATTCACTCTGCAAAAGTCCTGCATCGAGATCTGAAACCTAGCAATTTGCTGGTCAACCAGGATTGTGAGTTGAAGATTGGAGACTTTGGAATGGCCCGAGGTCTATCTTCCTCTCCTTCAGAACAGAAGAGGGTAATGACAGAGTATGTAGCTACCAGATGGTACAGGGCTCCTGAATTGATGCTGTCGCTAAGTGAATACTCGGAAGCAATCGATATGTGGTCTGTGGGTTGTATTTTCGCAGAAATGCTCGGAAGGAAACATTTATTTCCAGGGACGAACTATCTCAACCAGTTGCAGGTAATTAGCACTTTCGGATTTCCCTacaaggttttgttttctgaTTTATATTTACCAAATGCAGGAAGTGACTGTGtggaaagagaaattaaaagatAGAGATTTAAAGAATTTTTACCATTTAGAAACAGAAGAGAAAGCCGTCAATGCAGTTATTGCAGGAACTAACATTTGTCTCAAGGGTGGGGAGGGTGAGAGGTACGACCTACTTCATTGCAATTTCTTTGATGTCAGAGGAGGGAAAGGGTTTACCCTTAGCAGGATGGACAGTTATCAGGAGAAAAAGGCAGCAAATAGTGCAAACAAGTAAAAGCAAGCAAACTTGCACAATCTTTCCATCCTTTTCTTCATTCACAGGAAGCAAAGGTGACACTTAACAAGTAATTTATCgagtgtttttttgttatagCATAATTGAACAgctaaattttatgttttagaTTCAACAGGTAAAATATCCCTTGATATTACTGCTTATCATAATTGTTCTCTTAAATTACCTGTATTTCAGCTTATCCTTAGTGTTGTTGGCACTCCATCAGAGAGTTTCATTGAGCGAATGGGGGCAGAACGAGTGAAGACTTATCTTCAGCGACTTCCAAAGAAACAACCAGTCCCACTGGAAAAGCTTTACCCCGAAGACAAATGCCATCCTGAAGCACTGAATTTGCTGGGGAAAATG from Pocillopora verrucosa isolate sample1 chromosome 2, ASM3666991v2, whole genome shotgun sequence includes the following:
- the LOC131790764 gene encoding NFATC2-interacting protein; translated protein: MSGNEDQNSKSAVSRPRKVLRKRQSRDDIFSYRGKMALSFKAKQMKLPDSDSSESDDDEAFQRVHSAQYAENESSEVKDSDSDEDNWAIKDKSVEEINSSENDVKETHLTRSPTPPPAWSPELCEATKMRINLRQNKKLRELDNVLDSLKRSTNTSWASPDSHLSNSVICENDSDAFPSPSERDIVVKVRTRSGIKRFTMKTAEPFGKIISQLAQLEGATEDKIMLSLADINILGYDTPISIHLSVADIIECVVVDKPILTDSEEEDKNSIEIKVQGIEPDSKKAFQILKTDPLEKLMTAYCEYRKLPRSRIKFLFDGEDLKGGETPEQLDMEHEDVIDVRVK
- the LOC131790765 gene encoding vitamin K epoxide reductase complex subunit 1; translation: MVSCLGVIRFLACVAGIALSVYALHVEISKEHNKEYKALCDINEHMSCSKVFSSKYGTGFGLVEPLMGKDSPLNVPNSIFGIIFYLLMFLLGLSSNKFAAWLMFLFSLMSCAGSIYLGYILFYILHDTCVVCISTYVVNAILLVISLITVRSAGEKGDRKKKKE